The Pirellulales bacterium DNA segment AACGCATTGATCCAATGTGCATCTGGCTGGGTCGCCTGCAGCGAGACGATGCCGCCGTAGCGGCGCTCCCTCGCTAACGCTTCGGGTTAGTGTTGCGTGACCGCAACGATTTGGGATCGTGGGTCGCTAGTGAGGCGGCAACTCGTCGGGTGAATCGCTTTGACTATCCCAAACTCCAGCGCCAACGCCACACAAGCCCGAAGCGTAAGCGAGGATGTGCTCCGTTGCGGGTCGCCCCTCAACACTAGGCGCGAAGCGTAAGCGAGGATGTGCTCCGTTGCGGGTCGCACTCACGAACGCATAGATCCAATGTGCATCTGGCTGGGTCGCCTGCAGCGAGACGATGCCGCCGTTGCGGCGCTCCCTCGCTAACGCTTCGGGTTAGTGTTGCGTGACCGCAACGATTTGGGATCGTGGGTCCGTAGTGAGGCGGCAACTCTTCGGGCGGATCGCTTTAGCCATCCCAAAATCCAGCGCCAACGCCACACAAGCGCGAAGCGTAAGCGAGGATGCGCCCCGTTGCGGGTCGCCGTCACGAACGCATAGATCCAATGTGCATCTGGCTGGGTCGCCTGCAGCGAGACGATGCCGCCGTAGCGGCGCTCCCTCGCTAACGCTTCGGGTTTGTGTTGCGTGATAGCAACGATGTGGGATCGTGGGTCGGTTGTTGGGCGGCAAATCATCGGGCGAATCGCTTTGGCCATCCCAAACTCCAGCGCCGACGCCACACAAGCCCGAAGCGTAAGCGAGGACGCGCTCCGTTGCGGGGTCGCCCTCACGAACGCATTGATCCGATGTGCATTCGGCTTTTGCCGGCTGCAGCGAGACGATGCCGCCGTAGCGGCGCTCCCTCGCTAACGCTTCGGGTTTGTGTTGCGTGACGGCAACGATGTGGGATCGTGGGGCGGTTGTTGGGCGGCAAATCGTCGGGCGAATCGCTTTGGCCATCCCGAAATCCCAGCGCCGACGCCACACAAGCCCGAAGCGTAAGCGAGGACGCGCTCCGTTGCGGGGTCGCCCTCACGAACGCATTGATGCAATGTGCATTCGGCTTTTGTCGGCTGCAGCGAGACGATGCCGCCGTGGCGGCGCTCCCTCGCTAACGCTTCGGGTTTGTGTTGCGTGATAGCAACGATGTGGAATCGTGGGGCGGTTGTTGGGCGACAAATCGTCGGGCGAATCGCTTTGGCCATCCCGAAATCCAGCGTTGACGCTACACTAGCCCCAATTTGCTCGGGCTGCTAGATTTATTGACCGGCGGAGCCGGATTACAATAATTACGGTAATCTTACTGAACTTCCCCCGCTAAGCAATTTGTGCCATGAGCGACGAATCGATCAAGAAGCCGAGCCCGGTCGAGATCGCCAAGATCAACAGCGACTATCTGCGCGGCACGATCGAGCAGGAATTGGTCGACGGCAACGACGCCTTCACCAAGGCGAATGTCCAATTGCTCAAGCATCATGGCACCTATCAACAAGACGACCGCGAAGCTCGCACGGCGCGCGAAGGGGGCGGCAAAAGCGTCAAGCAATACATGTTCATGGTGCGTTCGAGAGTTCCCGGCGGCAGGCTCACGAGCGATCAGTTGCTTGCCGAGATGGATCTTGCCGACGAGTTGGGCAACACCACGTTGCGAATCACGAGCCGACAAGGATTGCAACTTCACGGCGTTGTGAAGCGGAATCTGCACAAAGTCATTCAGCGGATCAACGAAGTGCAGCTATCGACGTTGGCGGCCTGCGGCGATGTCGAGCGCAATATCATGTGCTGCCCCGCTCCGCACTATTCCGACCCGGTGCATGCCGAAATGCAGCAGCTCACGGATCGGCTCGTCGAGCATCTGGCGCCGCGGACCCGCGCCTACCATGAAATCTGGCTTCGCGATCCGGTTACCGGAGAAGATCATATCGTCGGCGGCGGCCAAAATCAAAACGGACACACGCATTCCGGCAACGGTCATGCCCATTCCGCCGGCAACCATGCCGACGATGTCGAACCGATCTATGGCCCGACTTATTTGCCGCGCAAATTCAAGACCGGGATCGGGCTGCCCGGCGACAACTGCATCGACATCTACGCCAACGATCTCGGCCTGATGGCGATCTGCGACAATTTTCGCATCGTGGGCTACAACGTGCTCGTCGGCGGCGGCATGGGCGTCACGCCAAGCGCGGCCAAGACGTTTCCGGCCGTCGCCAAGCGGATGGCGTTCGTCGATCCCGATCAGGTCGTCGATGTCGCCACGGCAATCGTCAAGGTGCAGCGCGATTTC contains these protein-coding regions:
- a CDS encoding NADPH-dependent assimilatory sulfite reductase hemoprotein subunit — its product is MSDESIKKPSPVEIAKINSDYLRGTIEQELVDGNDAFTKANVQLLKHHGTYQQDDREARTAREGGGKSVKQYMFMVRSRVPGGRLTSDQLLAEMDLADELGNTTLRITSRQGLQLHGVVKRNLHKVIQRINEVQLSTLAACGDVERNIMCCPAPHYSDPVHAEMQQLTDRLVEHLAPRTRAYHEIWLRDPVTGEDHIVGGGQNQNGHTHSGNGHAHSAGNHADDVEPIYGPTYLPRKFKTGIGLPGDNCIDIYANDLGLMAICDNFRIVGYNVLVGGGMGVTPSAAKTFPAVAKRMAFVDPDQVVDVATAIVKVQRDFGNRSDRKIARMKYLIHNWGLERFKAKVEEYYGHPLAEPHPDDVCGFDDHLGWHEQGDGRWFYGLNVENGRIHDTDQMQLKAALREICTKHRPGIRLTAHQSILFTDIAPADRASFEEILRRHRVKLSEEISNVRRWSMACVAWPTCGLAITEAERALPSFVDQLEVELAKLGLASDVFTLRMTGCPNGCARPYNCDIGLVGKAHDKYTVFVGGRLLGDRLNFIYKDLVPTAEVVPTLVPLFAYFKTARESGEIFGDFCARRGADDLIAWTDRYAAQAAGA